The following coding sequences are from one Lolium rigidum isolate FL_2022 chromosome 6, APGP_CSIRO_Lrig_0.1, whole genome shotgun sequence window:
- the LOC124663123 gene encoding uncharacterized protein LOC124663123, with protein sequence MECIAELQHEVPEVYGADLLVELLDASLADEQEEDEEEVAGRGKHLRQVGFPVDDGWGDLDSVHPHQEEAGCEDCGLDGIILSGFDLCGCSPAPHVVDDGGGGCNPVDYWTDHEMERDAFGPFTGDSVGEWYMDGMAMEWDDERSYYSFHPSYSGGETCTRQPCGSAL encoded by the coding sequence ATGGAGTGCATCGCGGAGCTGCAGCACGAGGTTCCGGAGGTTTACGGCGCCGACCTGCTCGTGGAGCTCCTGGACGCGTCGCTGGCCGACGAacaggaagaggatgaggaggaggtggcgggGCGCGGCAAGCATCTTCGTCAAGTCGGCTTCCCCGTCGACGACGGCTGGGGCGACCTGGACTCggtccacccgcaccaggaggagGCAGGCTGCGAGGACTGCGGGCTGGACGGCATCATCCTGTCCGGCTTCGACTTGTGCGGGTGCTCGCCGGCGCCgcacgttgtggacgacggcggcggcggttgcaacCCCGTGGACTACTGGACGGATCATGAGATGGAGCGCGATGCGTTTGGCCCATTCACTGGCGACAGCGTGGGGGAGTGGTATATGGATGGCATGGCCATGGAGTGGGACGACGAGAGGAGCTACTACTCATTTCACCCATCTTACAGCGGCGGCGAGACCTGCACGAGGCAACCGTGTGGCAGTGCATTGTGA